From Paraburkholderia sabiae, a single genomic window includes:
- a CDS encoding SDR family oxidoreductase, with the protein MKRLQGKVALVTGAGRGIGAAIATAFAREGAAVVLAELDIETAQRTAADIATQTADAGGKTLAVQTDVTQSASVQRAVSEAEKAFGPIDVLVNNAGINVFCDPLTMTDDDWRRCFAVDLDGVWNGCRAVLPGMVERGAGSIVNIASTHSFKIIPGCFPYPVAKHGVLGLTRALGIEYAPRNVRVNAIAPGYIETQLTRDWWDGQSDPAAAKQATLDLQPMGRIGTPEEVAMTAVFLASDEAPFINASCITVDGGRSALYHD; encoded by the coding sequence ATGAAACGGCTGCAAGGCAAGGTGGCGCTGGTGACGGGCGCGGGACGCGGGATCGGCGCGGCGATCGCGACGGCTTTCGCGCGCGAAGGCGCCGCTGTCGTGCTCGCGGAACTCGATATCGAGACCGCACAGCGCACGGCCGCCGACATTGCCACGCAAACGGCAGACGCAGGCGGCAAGACGCTCGCCGTGCAGACAGACGTGACGCAATCGGCGTCCGTGCAGCGCGCGGTGAGTGAAGCGGAAAAGGCGTTCGGTCCCATCGACGTGCTCGTGAACAACGCGGGGATCAACGTGTTCTGCGATCCGCTGACGATGACCGACGACGACTGGCGCCGCTGCTTCGCCGTCGATCTGGACGGCGTGTGGAATGGTTGCCGCGCGGTGCTGCCGGGCATGGTCGAACGCGGTGCGGGCAGCATCGTGAACATCGCGTCGACACACTCGTTCAAGATCATTCCGGGCTGCTTCCCGTATCCGGTGGCGAAGCACGGCGTGCTTGGCCTGACGCGCGCGCTCGGCATCGAGTACGCGCCGCGCAACGTGCGTGTGAACGCGATCGCGCCGGGCTACATCGAGACGCAATTGACGCGCGACTGGTGGGACGGTCAGTCCGATCCCGCCGCCGCGAAACAGGCAACGCTGGATTTGCAGCCGATGGGCCGCATCGGCACGCCGGAAGAAGTCGCGATGACGGCCGTGTTTCTCGCGTCGGACGAAGCGCCGTTCATCAACGCGAGCTGCATCACCGTCGACGGAGGACGCTCGGCGCTCTATCACGATTGA
- a CDS encoding 2-dehydro-3-deoxy-6-phosphogalactonate aldolase produces MQLDLNLPAPYQPHAGLMAAFEVCPLIAILRGVTPADAADQGRALYEAGFRIIEVPLNSPNPFDSISAIRQALPADCIVGAGTVLRGELVHDVKAAGGELIVMPHSDPEVVTTAKSLAMACAPGVATMTEAFIALKNGADVLKMFPAEQLGCQIVKAWRAVLHKDVPLLPVGGIAPDNMGPFLTAGANGFGLGSALYKPGQPATTTGSHAKAFINGLRIARASVKK; encoded by the coding sequence ATGCAACTCGATCTGAATCTGCCCGCTCCGTACCAGCCGCACGCCGGCCTGATGGCCGCGTTCGAAGTGTGTCCGCTGATCGCGATTCTGCGCGGCGTCACGCCCGCCGATGCCGCCGATCAGGGCCGCGCGCTGTACGAAGCAGGCTTTCGCATCATCGAAGTGCCGCTCAATTCGCCGAATCCGTTCGACAGCATTTCGGCGATCCGTCAGGCGCTGCCTGCGGACTGCATCGTCGGCGCGGGCACGGTGCTGCGCGGCGAACTCGTGCATGACGTGAAGGCGGCGGGCGGCGAACTGATCGTGATGCCGCACAGCGATCCCGAAGTCGTGACGACGGCGAAGTCGCTCGCAATGGCGTGCGCGCCCGGCGTCGCGACGATGACGGAAGCGTTCATCGCGCTGAAGAATGGTGCCGACGTGCTGAAGATGTTCCCCGCCGAGCAGCTCGGCTGCCAGATCGTGAAGGCGTGGCGCGCGGTGCTGCACAAGGACGTGCCGCTCTTGCCCGTCGGCGGGATCGCGCCGGACAACATGGGGCCGTTCCTCACCGCGGGCGCGAACGGTTTCGGGCTCGGCTCGGCGCTGTACAAACCGGGCCAGCCGGCGACGACGACGGGTTCGCATGCGAAGGCGTTCATCAACGGTCTGCGCATTGCGCGCGCGAGCGTGAAGAAATGA
- a CDS encoding 2-dehydro-3-deoxygalactonokinase, whose protein sequence is MNQTGSTLSLEQARPAQTANNAALIALDWGTTSLRAYLFDAHGAVLDTRASTAGIMNLPRPAAEGGFDAAFDAVVGAWLDATPNLPVIAAGMVGSAQGWKEAPYVSAPASADALVAGIVRVQTARGVPLNIVPGVLQNGDLPNVMRGEETQIFGALACAQASAASKGMLIGLPGTHAKWVMVRDAKIERFDTFMTGEVFAALSEHTILGRTMITPDHPDTGAFLRGVQVARDQGKAGVLATIFSTRTLGLTGQLAREQQPDYLSGLLIGHELSGLEAALAQQQSTLAGNALQLIGNEALCERYRLALAQFGCHQADLVKQATERGLWRIAAQAGLVSEASGAVQAS, encoded by the coding sequence ATGAATCAGACGGGTTCGACCCTGTCGCTGGAACAAGCCCGGCCCGCGCAGACGGCGAATAACGCCGCACTGATCGCGCTCGACTGGGGCACGACGTCGCTGCGCGCGTATCTGTTCGACGCGCACGGCGCCGTGCTGGACACGCGCGCTTCGACGGCGGGCATCATGAATTTGCCGCGCCCGGCCGCGGAAGGCGGTTTCGACGCCGCGTTCGACGCCGTCGTCGGCGCATGGCTGGACGCCACGCCCAATCTGCCCGTGATCGCGGCAGGCATGGTCGGCAGCGCGCAAGGCTGGAAGGAAGCGCCTTACGTGAGCGCGCCCGCCAGCGCCGATGCGCTCGTCGCGGGCATCGTGCGCGTGCAGACGGCGCGCGGCGTGCCGCTGAACATCGTGCCTGGCGTGCTGCAGAACGGCGATTTGCCGAACGTGATGCGCGGCGAGGAAACGCAGATTTTCGGCGCGCTGGCTTGTGCGCAGGCGTCGGCGGCGAGCAAGGGCATGCTGATCGGTTTGCCCGGCACGCACGCGAAATGGGTGATGGTGCGCGACGCGAAGATCGAACGATTCGACACGTTCATGACGGGCGAGGTGTTCGCCGCGCTCTCCGAGCACACGATTCTCGGCCGCACGATGATCACGCCCGACCATCCGGATACGGGCGCCTTCCTGCGCGGCGTACAAGTCGCGCGTGACCAGGGCAAGGCCGGCGTGCTCGCGACGATTTTCAGCACGCGCACGCTGGGCCTCACGGGCCAGCTGGCGCGCGAGCAGCAACCCGATTACCTGTCCGGTCTCCTGATCGGTCACGAACTGAGCGGCCTCGAAGCGGCGCTCGCGCAACAGCAATCGACGCTCGCCGGCAACGCGCTGCAGCTGATCGGCAACGAAGCGCTGTGCGAGCGATATCGTCTCGCGCTCGCGCAGTTCGGCTGTCATCAGGCGGACCTCGTGAAGCAGGCGACGGAGCGCGGCTTGTGGCGCATCGCGGCGCAAGCGGGGCTCGTCAGCGAGGCGTCGGGCGCCGTACAGGCGAGCTGA
- a CDS encoding IclR family transcriptional regulator — translation MNKAMTSHAESDAPEAPEVEVPRKPAARPANGAVVPPPPADTIGLPSTLLDITPQQAGTQTLLRGLAILEAAAAGVRDLRTFGAALGTTRSTTHRLVSSLVQARYLRQVQGGYLLGPKLIELGTIALEQMPLTQVARPHLESLAEQTHDTIHLGVRDGDDVLYIDKIPGTRGLEMRSRVGHRMPLASTGIGKAMMLDLVPDQWQSLFDASRRALAGVSFKPDNRPDQQTFMQRMTNYSAGGFTFDLEENEASIRCVAAPVRDASGSIVAALSVASTIPYMSLERMDELIPVVQREARAISEELGWRVPQPTTRRIKR, via the coding sequence ATGAACAAAGCGATGACCTCTCACGCCGAGTCCGACGCGCCCGAAGCGCCTGAAGTCGAAGTGCCGCGCAAGCCCGCTGCACGTCCCGCGAACGGTGCCGTTGTGCCGCCGCCGCCCGCCGACACGATCGGACTGCCGAGCACGCTGCTCGACATCACGCCGCAGCAAGCCGGCACGCAAACGCTGCTGCGCGGCCTCGCGATTCTCGAAGCGGCCGCCGCCGGCGTGCGCGATCTGCGCACCTTCGGCGCCGCGCTCGGCACGACGCGCAGCACGACGCACCGGCTCGTCAGCAGCCTCGTGCAGGCGCGCTATCTGCGCCAGGTGCAGGGCGGCTATCTGCTTGGCCCGAAGCTGATCGAACTCGGCACGATCGCGCTCGAACAGATGCCGCTCACGCAGGTTGCGCGTCCGCATCTGGAGTCGCTCGCGGAACAGACGCACGATACGATTCACCTCGGCGTGCGCGACGGCGACGACGTGCTGTACATCGACAAGATTCCCGGCACGCGCGGTCTGGAAATGCGTTCGCGCGTCGGTCACCGGATGCCGCTCGCATCGACGGGCATCGGCAAGGCGATGATGCTCGACCTCGTGCCGGACCAGTGGCAGTCGCTGTTCGACGCGTCGCGCCGCGCGCTCGCGGGCGTCAGCTTCAAGCCCGACAACCGGCCCGACCAGCAGACGTTCATGCAGCGCATGACGAACTACTCGGCCGGCGGCTTCACGTTCGACCTCGAAGAGAACGAAGCGTCGATCCGCTGCGTGGCGGCGCCCGTGCGCGATGCGTCGGGTTCGATCGTCGCGGCGCTGTCGGTGGCGAGCACGATTCCGTACATGTCGCTCGAACGGATGGACGAACTGATTCCCGTCGTGCAGCGCGAAGCGCGCGCAATTTCGGAAGAGCTGGGCTGGCGTGTTCCGCAACCGACTACCCGCAGGATCAAACGATGA
- a CDS encoding outer membrane protein produces MTAIKTLLACAAIALSAAAQAQPTQQQLIDDFSGPYVGAKLGVNVSSASGATDKPTHSTVFPGFVAGYGFNAGPVMLGAEIFADLHHGSATFKDGGIDAKIGYPVGQFMPYARLGVTTDWPASRFNYGLGVEYMFMKNVSLFSEWTHDATHADNTHWTNDSLTIGANYRFR; encoded by the coding sequence ATGACAGCAATCAAGACTTTATTGGCATGTGCAGCGATTGCGCTCAGCGCTGCCGCGCAAGCACAACCGACCCAGCAGCAACTGATCGACGATTTTTCCGGTCCGTATGTCGGCGCCAAACTGGGCGTGAATGTGTCGAGCGCATCGGGCGCGACGGACAAGCCGACGCACTCGACGGTCTTCCCCGGTTTCGTTGCCGGTTATGGCTTCAACGCAGGCCCCGTAATGCTCGGCGCGGAAATCTTCGCGGATCTGCATCACGGTTCGGCGACCTTCAAGGACGGCGGCATCGACGCGAAGATCGGCTATCCCGTTGGTCAGTTCATGCCGTATGCGCGTCTCGGTGTGACCACCGACTGGCCGGCCTCGCGCTTCAACTACGGGCTTGGCGTCGAATACATGTTCATGAAAAACGTGAGCCTGTTCTCGGAATGGACGCACGATGCCACGCATGCGGACAACACGCACTGGACGAACGACAGCCTCACGATCGGCGCGAATTACCGCTTCCGGTAA
- the mtgA gene encoding monofunctional biosynthetic peptidoglycan transglycosylase, which produces MTRTKRAKGQAASPARWLMYAGAVFAVAWIATQLFYFAQIAVWNYVNPQSTAFMRSDAWRLSQDRPDLSIQHTWVSYDQISRNLKRAIIASEDANFVNNNGYETDAILQAWEKNKARGKIVRGGSTITQQLARNLFLSREKSYIRKGQELIITWMLETLMDKERIFEIYLNSVEWGNGVYGAEAAARYYFRTSAAKLTAGQSARLAVMLPRPKYFDEHRSSGYLAQRARVIARRMGAAELPE; this is translated from the coding sequence ATGACAAGAACGAAGCGCGCAAAGGGGCAAGCCGCCAGTCCCGCACGCTGGTTGATGTACGCCGGCGCGGTCTTCGCCGTCGCGTGGATCGCGACACAACTGTTCTATTTTGCGCAGATTGCCGTCTGGAACTACGTGAATCCGCAATCGACGGCTTTCATGCGTTCCGATGCCTGGCGTCTTTCTCAAGATCGTCCGGACTTGTCGATCCAGCACACGTGGGTGTCCTACGACCAGATCTCACGCAATCTGAAGCGCGCAATCATCGCGTCGGAAGATGCGAACTTCGTCAATAACAACGGCTACGAGACGGACGCGATTCTCCAGGCATGGGAGAAAAACAAGGCGCGCGGCAAGATCGTCAGAGGCGGCTCGACGATCACGCAGCAGCTTGCACGCAATCTGTTTCTGTCGCGTGAGAAGAGCTATATCCGCAAGGGCCAGGAACTGATCATCACGTGGATGCTTGAGACGCTGATGGACAAAGAGCGAATCTTCGAGATCTATCTGAATTCGGTCGAGTGGGGCAACGGCGTGTACGGCGCGGAAGCGGCGGCGCGCTACTACTTCAGGACATCGGCGGCGAAGCTGACGGCGGGACAATCGGCGCGGCTCGCGGTCATGCTGCCGAGACCGAAATACTTCGATGAGCATCGCAGTTCGGGGTACCTCGCGCAGCGCGCGCGGGTGATCGCGCGAAGAATGGGCGCGGCGGAATTGCCAGAGTGA
- the aroE gene encoding shikimate dehydrogenase, with protein MSSNQTTPRDKYAVIGNPIAHSKSPLIHAQFAEQTGEPVEYGRLLAPVDQFVGHVRAFIDEGGRGMNVTVPFKLDAHAFATTLSPRAAAAGAVNTLRFEKDGGVYGDNTDGFGLVRDIEVNLGVSLKGARVLLLGAGGAARGVVLPMLERKPQSLTIVNRTASKADELVAQFSDAASDAACRLTGGSAQAIEAGAYDVIVNATASSLDASLPECGDSAFGAHTLAYDMMYGAQPTVFMQHASKLGARAADGLGMLVEQAAESFFVWRGVRPDGAPVLAALREMLRAPQSA; from the coding sequence ATGAGTTCGAACCAGACCACGCCGCGCGACAAATACGCGGTGATCGGGAATCCGATTGCGCACAGCAAGTCGCCGCTGATCCACGCGCAGTTCGCCGAACAGACGGGCGAGCCCGTCGAATATGGCCGGCTGCTGGCGCCCGTCGACCAGTTCGTCGGGCACGTGCGTGCGTTCATCGACGAAGGCGGCCGTGGCATGAATGTCACCGTGCCGTTCAAGCTCGACGCGCACGCGTTCGCGACCACGCTGTCGCCGCGCGCGGCGGCAGCGGGCGCGGTCAACACGCTGCGTTTCGAAAAAGACGGCGGCGTGTACGGCGACAACACAGATGGCTTCGGCCTCGTGCGCGACATCGAAGTGAACCTGGGCGTGTCGCTCAAGGGCGCGCGCGTGCTGCTGCTCGGCGCGGGCGGCGCGGCGCGTGGCGTTGTATTGCCGATGCTCGAACGCAAGCCGCAGTCGTTGACCATCGTGAACCGCACGGCATCGAAGGCCGACGAACTCGTCGCGCAATTTTCGGACGCGGCCAGCGACGCCGCGTGCCGTCTGACGGGCGGCAGCGCACAGGCAATCGAAGCAGGCGCGTACGACGTGATCGTCAACGCGACGGCAAGCAGCCTCGATGCATCGCTGCCCGAGTGCGGCGATAGCGCGTTCGGCGCGCACACACTCGCGTACGACATGATGTACGGCGCGCAGCCAACCGTCTTCATGCAGCACGCGAGCAAGCTGGGAGCGCGCGCGGCGGATGGTCTCGGCATGCTGGTCGAACAGGCGGCGGAGTCGTTCTTCGTGTGGCGCGGCGTGCGTCCCGACGGCGCGCCCGTGCTGGCGGCACTGCGCGAGATGCTGCGCGCACCGCAGAGCGCGTGA
- a CDS encoding ribonuclease catalytic domain-containing protein: MNVFFEESGSFKAGSVLSRQGDAFQVELPGGRRAKVRAKDVLIEFDKPTAGELMEQADVVAQDIDLDFLWECAPEDEFPFATLGADYFGDTFGPVERAALILRMHGSPIYFRRKGRGQYQRAPEEQLKMALASLERKRQQALVQQGYEDEMKAGRLPDGFQSKALGLLTKPDKNSIEYKALEAAAAARGISAARLMLECGGIPSARALHEARFLSEFFPHGTGFPPVTVGELPEDLPQAEVEAFSIDDVTTTEIDDAFSVEHLSDGRVRIGIHIAAPALGIERGDAVDAIARGRLSTVYMPGDKITMLPDGVVDRFTLAEGGLRPALSLYSIVNRETQEIVASETRAELVYVKNNLRHNTLDELVTEDALANGTGEYPHKEDIAVLWPFAQALFEKRQVARAGYGLKREVQRNTDYNFYVDGEHISITPRRRGSPLDTIVAELAILANSTWGAFLHDHGVPGIYRSQRAFGAPTGPKRTRMQTTAAPHEGLGVAQYAWSTSPLRRYVDLVNQWQLIACVQHGVTAKLAAPFKPKDADLFAVVQGFDDTYTAYADHQRRMEYFWCLRWLTQENRKQVAASVVKGDLVRLEEVPLLLHVPGLGVHARGTRLMLDVMSVDELTVEASVRLLHVIDAPTVTSGTEEEEEADEEIIDATDESAESEAEAKAEADTEGAAEGEQAADQQNNDSTQHATEQGQ, encoded by the coding sequence GTGAACGTTTTCTTCGAGGAATCGGGTAGTTTCAAGGCGGGCAGCGTGCTGTCGCGTCAAGGCGACGCGTTTCAGGTCGAACTGCCGGGCGGACGCCGCGCGAAGGTCCGCGCGAAAGACGTGCTGATCGAGTTCGACAAGCCGACGGCGGGCGAGCTGATGGAACAGGCCGACGTCGTCGCGCAGGACATCGATCTGGACTTCCTGTGGGAATGCGCGCCCGAAGACGAGTTTCCGTTTGCGACGCTCGGCGCCGACTATTTCGGCGACACCTTCGGGCCCGTCGAACGCGCCGCGCTGATTCTGCGCATGCACGGCTCGCCCATCTATTTCCGTCGCAAGGGGCGCGGCCAGTATCAGCGCGCGCCGGAAGAGCAGCTGAAAATGGCGCTCGCGTCGCTCGAACGCAAACGCCAGCAGGCGCTCGTGCAGCAGGGCTACGAAGACGAAATGAAGGCGGGCCGTCTGCCCGACGGCTTCCAGAGCAAGGCGCTCGGTCTGCTGACGAAGCCCGACAAGAATTCGATCGAATACAAGGCGCTCGAAGCGGCGGCGGCGGCGCGCGGCATTTCGGCGGCGCGTCTGATGCTCGAATGCGGCGGCATTCCGTCGGCCCGCGCGCTGCACGAAGCGCGCTTCCTGTCGGAATTCTTCCCGCACGGCACCGGTTTCCCGCCTGTCACGGTCGGCGAATTGCCGGAAGATCTGCCGCAAGCGGAAGTCGAAGCGTTTTCGATCGACGACGTGACGACGACTGAAATCGACGATGCGTTCTCCGTCGAGCATCTGTCCGATGGCCGCGTGCGGATCGGCATTCACATCGCCGCGCCGGCGCTGGGCATCGAACGCGGCGACGCCGTCGATGCAATCGCGCGCGGCCGTTTGTCCACGGTCTACATGCCGGGCGACAAGATCACGATGTTGCCCGACGGTGTAGTCGACCGCTTCACGCTTGCCGAAGGCGGCTTGCGTCCGGCGCTGTCGCTGTACAGCATCGTCAATCGCGAGACGCAGGAAATCGTCGCGAGTGAAACGCGCGCCGAACTCGTCTACGTGAAGAACAATCTGCGCCACAACACGCTCGACGAACTGGTGACGGAAGACGCGCTCGCCAACGGTACGGGCGAGTATCCGCACAAGGAAGACATCGCGGTGCTGTGGCCGTTCGCGCAGGCGCTGTTCGAGAAGCGTCAGGTCGCGCGCGCCGGTTACGGCCTGAAGCGCGAAGTGCAGCGCAATACGGACTACAACTTCTACGTCGACGGCGAGCACATCTCGATCACGCCGCGCCGCCGCGGTTCGCCGCTCGACACGATCGTCGCCGAACTGGCGATTCTCGCGAACTCGACGTGGGGCGCGTTCCTGCACGATCACGGCGTGCCGGGCATCTATCGTTCGCAGCGCGCGTTCGGCGCGCCGACGGGCCCGAAGCGCACCCGCATGCAGACGACGGCCGCGCCGCACGAAGGCCTCGGCGTCGCGCAGTACGCGTGGAGCACGTCGCCGCTGCGCCGTTACGTCGACCTCGTCAATCAATGGCAACTGATCGCGTGCGTGCAGCACGGCGTGACGGCGAAGCTCGCCGCGCCGTTCAAGCCGAAGGACGCTGATCTGTTCGCCGTCGTGCAAGGTTTCGACGATACGTACACCGCGTACGCCGATCATCAGCGCCGCATGGAGTATTTCTGGTGTCTGCGCTGGCTCACGCAGGAAAACCGCAAGCAGGTCGCGGCGTCTGTCGTAAAGGGCGATCTGGTGCGTCTCGAAGAAGTGCCGTTGCTACTGCATGTGCCGGGTCTCGGCGTGCACGCGCGCGGCACGCGACTGATGCTCGACGTGATGTCGGTGGATGAGCTGACGGTCGAAGCGTCCGTGCGCCTGTTGCACGTGATCGACGCGCCGACCGTGACGAGCGGCACGGAAGAAGAGGAAGAGGCCGACGAAGAAATCATCGACGCCACCGACGAATCCGCCGAAAGCGAAGCCGAAGCCAAGGCCGAAGCCGACACGGAAGGCGCGGCGGAAGGCGAGCAAGCTGCCGATCAGCAGAACAACGACTCGACGCAGCACGCGACGGAGCAAGGCCAATGA
- a CDS encoding YqiA/YcfP family alpha/beta fold hydrolase, which yields MILYLHGFRSSPNSFKARVMAERLEALGRRAEWCCPMLPVSPLETVALVEEIVAKEKPARVTLVGSSLGGYFATHLAEKHGWRAVLLNPAVVPQRDLSHYLGEQPLWHGGGSIVVEPHHLDELRALGVAQITHPERYYLFAATGDEVLDYREMLAHYPGVRTKLIEGSDHAISEFPDYVDDVLAFCDAADAEPPAPREAA from the coding sequence GTGATTCTGTATCTGCACGGTTTCCGCTCGTCGCCCAATTCCTTCAAGGCGCGCGTGATGGCCGAGCGTCTCGAGGCGCTGGGACGCCGCGCCGAATGGTGCTGTCCGATGCTGCCCGTGTCGCCGCTGGAAACGGTGGCGCTCGTCGAAGAAATCGTCGCGAAAGAGAAGCCGGCGCGCGTGACGCTGGTTGGCAGTTCGCTCGGCGGCTACTTCGCGACGCATCTCGCGGAGAAGCACGGCTGGCGCGCGGTGCTGCTGAACCCGGCCGTCGTGCCGCAGCGCGATCTGAGCCACTATCTCGGCGAGCAGCCGTTGTGGCATGGCGGCGGCAGCATCGTCGTCGAGCCGCATCATCTTGATGAGTTGCGTGCGTTAGGCGTCGCGCAGATCACGCATCCCGAACGCTATTATCTGTTTGCTGCCACCGGCGACGAAGTGCTCGATTATCGCGAAATGCTCGCGCACTATCCCGGCGTGCGGACGAAGCTGATCGAAGGCAGCGACCACGCGATCAGCGAATTTCCCGACTATGTCGACGACGTGCTCGCATTTTGCGACGCCGCCGACGCCGAGCCGCCCGCGCCACGCGAGGCGGCATGA
- the mpl gene encoding UDP-N-acetylmuramate:L-alanyl-gamma-D-glutamyl-meso-diaminopimelate ligase, translating into MHIHILGICGTFMGGLAVLARNAGHTVTGCDAGVYPPMSTQLEAQGIKLIEGWGVEQLELKPDLFVVGNVVTRGNPLMEEILNRGLPYTSGPQWLGEHVLNGKWVLAVAGTHGKTTTTSMLTWLLEDAGMNPGFLIGGVPLNFGVSARLTDSSFFVIEADEYDTAFFDKRSKFVHYRPRTAILNNLEFDHADIFADLAAIETQFHHLVRTVPGIGRVISNGREAALDRVLTRGCWSEVERFGVEGGWQALPAEDGVAVDERFAVYHNGERVGVVDWQVQGDHNRMNAIAAIAAARHIGVPPAQAAKSLATFRNVKRRMEVRGSVDGVTVYDDFAHHPTAIETTVAGLRTRIGRTNTRILAVLEPRSNTMKLGVMKAQLPSSLADADLVFGYGAPSGKDALGWDLAEALAPMGDKAQAFNDIDTLVKAVVAAAQPGDQVLVMSNGGFGGVHQKLLDALSVRPTAQARGVA; encoded by the coding sequence ATGCACATTCACATCCTCGGCATCTGCGGCACGTTCATGGGTGGTCTCGCGGTTCTCGCGCGCAACGCCGGTCACACGGTGACGGGCTGCGACGCCGGCGTCTATCCGCCGATGAGCACGCAGCTGGAGGCGCAAGGCATCAAGCTGATCGAAGGCTGGGGCGTCGAGCAACTCGAACTGAAGCCCGATCTGTTCGTGGTCGGCAACGTCGTGACGCGCGGCAATCCGCTGATGGAAGAAATCCTGAATCGCGGGCTGCCGTACACGTCCGGCCCGCAGTGGCTCGGCGAGCATGTGCTGAACGGCAAGTGGGTGCTGGCCGTGGCGGGCACGCACGGCAAGACCACGACGACTTCCATGCTGACGTGGCTGCTCGAGGACGCGGGCATGAATCCGGGCTTTCTGATCGGCGGCGTGCCGCTGAACTTCGGCGTGTCGGCGCGGCTGACGGATTCGAGCTTCTTCGTGATCGAAGCCGACGAATACGACACCGCGTTCTTCGACAAGCGCTCCAAGTTCGTCCATTACCGGCCGCGCACTGCGATCCTGAACAATCTCGAATTCGATCACGCGGACATCTTCGCCGATCTCGCCGCGATCGAAACGCAATTCCATCACCTCGTGCGTACCGTGCCGGGCATCGGCCGCGTCATCTCGAATGGCCGCGAAGCCGCGCTCGACCGAGTGCTCACGCGTGGCTGCTGGAGCGAAGTCGAGCGCTTCGGCGTCGAAGGCGGCTGGCAGGCGCTGCCCGCTGAAGACGGCGTCGCCGTCGACGAACGCTTCGCCGTGTATCACAACGGCGAGCGCGTCGGCGTGGTCGACTGGCAGGTGCAGGGCGATCACAACCGGATGAACGCGATCGCCGCAATCGCTGCCGCGCGTCATATCGGCGTGCCGCCCGCGCAAGCCGCGAAGTCGCTGGCGACGTTCCGTAACGTGAAGCGCCGGATGGAAGTGCGCGGCAGCGTCGACGGCGTGACCGTGTACGACGACTTCGCGCATCACCCGACGGCGATCGAAACGACGGTGGCCGGTCTGCGCACGCGCATCGGTCGTACGAATACGCGGATTCTCGCCGTGCTGGAGCCGCGCTCGAACACGATGAAGCTCGGCGTGATGAAAGCGCAACTGCCGTCGAGTCTCGCCGACGCCGATCTCGTGTTCGGTTACGGCGCGCCGTCCGGCAAGGACGCGCTCGGCTGGGATCTCGCCGAAGCGCTCGCGCCGATGGGCGACAAGGCGCAGGCATTCAACGACATCGATACGCTCGTCAAGGCGGTCGTGGCAGCCGCGCAGCCGGGCGATCAGGTGCTGGTGATGAGCAACGGCGGTTTCGGCGGCGTGCATCAGAAGCTGCTCGACGCGCTGTCGGTGCGGCCGACGGCGCAGGCGCGGGGCGTCGCGTGA
- a CDS encoding UDP-N-acetylmuramate--alanine ligase yields the protein MVRKSHFDPQRVREEIAIAAARMIAEDGLDYSTAKRKAARQVVGETRVAGEWLPDNDQIEEEIREYQSLFQGDSQPAVLRRLREIALDWMQRLAPFNSYLTGAVLGGTAGEHSDIHLQAFCDNPKEVAIYLLNANVQYDVSETRHFAGRGYVETLSFLWRPANEGRDTEPVGIHVALYGTDDLRGAVRADARGRLARADIRAVQALIDESGAAPSTN from the coding sequence ATGGTTCGCAAATCACACTTCGATCCGCAGCGCGTGCGCGAGGAAATCGCCATCGCGGCTGCGCGGATGATCGCCGAAGACGGTCTCGATTACTCGACGGCCAAGCGCAAAGCCGCGCGGCAAGTCGTCGGGGAGACGCGCGTCGCGGGCGAATGGCTGCCGGATAACGACCAGATCGAGGAAGAAATTCGCGAATACCAGTCGCTGTTCCAGGGCGACAGCCAGCCGGCCGTGCTGCGCCGGCTGCGCGAGATCGCGCTCGACTGGATGCAGCGGCTCGCGCCGTTCAACAGCTATCTGACGGGCGCCGTGCTAGGTGGGACGGCCGGCGAACATTCCGATATTCATCTGCAAGCGTTCTGCGACAACCCCAAGGAAGTCGCCATTTACCTGCTCAATGCCAACGTGCAGTACGACGTTTCGGAGACACGGCACTTTGCGGGCCGCGGCTACGTCGAAACCTTGAGCTTTCTCTGGCGTCCGGCGAACGAAGGCCGGGACACCGAACCGGTAGGCATCCACGTCGCGCTGTACGGCACCGACGATCTGCGCGGCGCCGTGCGGGCCGACGCGCGCGGCCGTCTTGCGCGCGCCGACATCCGCGCCGTTCAGGCGCTGATCGACGAAAGCGGCGCGGCGCCTTCCACGAACTGA